In Deinococcus aerius, a single window of DNA contains:
- a CDS encoding vWA domain-containing protein: MSLSAVALQLLPLLAPTPLSASTILGLSTPPLHIVIAADMTGSSKNPAYGYAAQAKLLAQSVLLNQVRSGDTVTLLRVCDGVQTVGNFPFQSKNGARMGKADILRYTNALTQPCTGKGSAITAALGQARTALGRTPGVRGVVVMFTDGAILDDPKRAALGQTVQNLLGASQTRALFFAGLSPEKGTGGDSIRDSFMKALGRGADDSRVLTAGAYDLSDVYPSFAATVKKVRK, from the coding sequence ATGTCCCTGTCCGCCGTTGCCCTCCAACTCCTCCCGCTGCTCGCGCCCACGCCGCTGAGCGCGTCCACGATCCTGGGGCTCAGCACCCCGCCGCTGCACATCGTCATCGCGGCCGACATGACGGGCAGCTCCAAGAATCCGGCCTACGGGTACGCCGCCCAGGCGAAACTCCTCGCGCAGAGCGTGCTGCTCAACCAGGTGCGCTCGGGCGACACCGTGACGCTGCTGCGGGTGTGCGACGGCGTGCAGACCGTCGGCAACTTCCCTTTCCAGTCGAAGAACGGCGCGCGGATGGGCAAGGCGGACATCCTGCGGTACACGAATGCGCTGACCCAGCCCTGCACCGGGAAGGGGAGCGCCATCACGGCGGCGCTCGGGCAGGCGAGGACGGCGCTGGGCCGCACCCCGGGCGTCCGGGGCGTGGTCGTGATGTTCACGGACGGGGCGATCCTCGACGACCCGAAACGGGCGGCGCTGGGGCAGACCGTCCAGAATCTGCTGGGCGCCTCCCAGACCCGCGCCCTCTTCTTCGCGGGCCTGAGTCCCGAGAAGGGGACCGGGGGCGACTCCATCCGCGACTCGTTCATGAAGGCGCTGGGCCGGGGCGCGGACGACTCCCGCGTCCTGACCGCCGGGGCCTACGACCTGAGCGACGTGTACCCCTCCTTCGCGGCGACCGTGAAGAAGGTCAGGAAGTGA
- a CDS encoding transglycosylase domain-containing protein gives MKFPRRLAPWPRTPFVTGPRPWTLRRAARAGLAGVGAATLGMLALGVAGAASTGAFGRVWNLRVELQPIEVQDRRGEALGVIDHCREGAVVNAVPCRESLSVPLTGVSPAFLLAYVAKEDVRFFSHVGVDPGRLPRAVLSGAGGSTLTMQLLKNNVLAGHFDYDTGRRGVGLVLTRKATEFVLAPLVTWRYGRREVLAMSVNSLPWLGIGQRKGVYDAARGVFGVDPADLTLAQSAFLVGLLPAPGRYLVAQDTPPDVATARFRWMRAQQLVTLRILRDHGLIGEGEYVRAAGEPLQPRLWRVEYAGSGGDLRVVSAGRNPDYTNEPEPVWALQELVRRELRAAGLDPRRVGRVVLTLDARAQAALVRRVTGEGPTGGRPAGVAEGAAVVDVRGGGILALASSTGGDQSSEPGRQWAVAARRPVASTVKPLLYATAFGEGVTQLSTFRDAATSYAGRPIRNNSGTFLDRAVTVREANARSLNTVAVRVGTEREAELRRVLESVGYVEDSGNRSSPALGTYRSSPLGVAAAYASFAGGGQLCPPHLLAEAYDRAGRALPLPRRACAPLWSPAVAYETFDLLTGAVEGRTGHVPFLRAPLYQRLLGTAVPLGAKSGTTDDVRDTWCAGVTPGYAMAVWIGDPLGVASVPADLYRDQAACRELGLLRELPHGVSTLEMPEGITRVGGVAVPAPGADIRNPTPP, from the coding sequence TTGAAGTTCCCGAGGCGACTGGCGCCCTGGCCGCGCACCCCCTTCGTCACCGGGCCGCGCCCCTGGACCCTGCGGCGGGCGGCGCGGGCAGGGCTGGCGGGGGTCGGCGCGGCGACGCTGGGGATGCTCGCGCTGGGGGTGGCGGGGGCGGCCTCGACCGGGGCCTTCGGGCGGGTCTGGAACCTGCGGGTGGAACTCCAGCCCATCGAGGTGCAGGACCGCCGGGGGGAGGCGCTGGGCGTGATCGACCACTGCCGCGAGGGCGCGGTGGTCAACGCCGTGCCGTGCCGGGAGTCGCTGAGCGTGCCGCTCACGGGCGTGTCCCCGGCCTTCCTGCTCGCCTACGTGGCGAAGGAGGACGTGCGCTTCTTCTCGCACGTCGGTGTGGACCCTGGCCGCCTGCCCCGGGCGGTTCTGAGCGGCGCGGGCGGCAGCACCCTGACGATGCAGCTCCTGAAGAACAACGTGCTCGCCGGGCATTTCGACTACGACACGGGCCGCCGGGGCGTGGGCCTGGTCCTCACCCGCAAGGCGACGGAGTTCGTGCTGGCACCCCTCGTCACCTGGCGCTATGGGCGGCGCGAGGTGCTGGCGATGAGCGTCAACAGCCTGCCGTGGCTGGGCATCGGGCAGCGCAAGGGGGTGTACGACGCGGCGCGCGGGGTGTTCGGCGTTGATCCTGCGGACCTCACGCTCGCGCAGTCGGCCTTTCTGGTGGGGTTGCTGCCCGCGCCGGGCCGTTACCTGGTGGCCCAGGACACGCCCCCCGACGTGGCGACCGCCCGCTTCCGCTGGATGAGGGCTCAACAACTCGTCACCCTGCGAATCCTGCGCGACCACGGCCTGATCGGGGAAGGCGAGTACGTGCGGGCGGCGGGGGAACCCCTCCAGCCCCGCCTGTGGCGGGTGGAGTACGCGGGGAGCGGCGGTGACCTGCGGGTGGTTTCTGCCGGGCGCAACCCGGACTACACGAACGAGCCGGAGCCGGTGTGGGCCCTTCAGGAGCTCGTGCGGCGCGAGCTGCGGGCGGCGGGCCTCGATCCCCGGCGGGTCGGAAGGGTGGTCCTGACTCTGGACGCGCGGGCGCAGGCGGCCCTGGTGCGCCGCGTGACCGGGGAGGGGCCGACGGGGGGCCGTCCCGCCGGGGTCGCGGAGGGGGCCGCCGTCGTGGACGTGCGGGGGGGCGGCATCCTCGCGCTGGCGAGCAGCACGGGCGGGGACCAGAGCAGCGAGCCCGGGCGGCAGTGGGCTGTGGCCGCCCGCCGCCCGGTCGCCAGCACGGTCAAGCCGCTGCTGTACGCGACCGCCTTCGGGGAGGGGGTCACCCAGCTCAGCACCTTCCGGGACGCCGCGACGAGCTACGCCGGGCGGCCCATCCGCAACAACTCGGGCACCTTCCTGGACCGGGCCGTGACCGTGCGGGAGGCGAATGCCCGCAGCCTGAACACCGTCGCCGTGCGGGTGGGCACCGAGCGCGAGGCCGAGTTGCGCCGGGTGCTGGAAAGTGTCGGCTACGTCGAGGACTCCGGCAATCGCTCCAGCCCCGCGCTGGGCACGTACCGTTCCTCGCCGCTGGGGGTGGCCGCCGCATACGCGAGTTTTGCGGGTGGGGGCCAACTCTGCCCGCCCCACCTTCTGGCCGAGGCGTACGACCGCGCGGGCCGCGCCCTGCCCCTGCCGCGCCGGGCCTGCGCGCCGCTGTGGAGCCCGGCCGTGGCCTACGAGACCTTCGACCTGCTGACGGGCGCCGTGGAGGGCCGCACCGGGCACGTGCCCTTCCTGCGCGCCCCGCTCTACCAGCGCCTGCTGGGCACCGCCGTGCCGCTGGGCGCCAAGTCGGGCACGACGGACGATGTGCGCGACACGTGGTGCGCCGGGGTCACGCCCGGGTACGCGATGGCGGTCTGGATCGGCGACCCGCTGGGCGTGGCGAGCGTGCCCGCCGACCTCTACCGCGACCAGGCGGCCTGCCGCGAGCTGGGCCTGCTGCGCGAGTTGCCGCACGGGGTAAGCACGTTGGAGATGCCCGAAGGCATCACGCGGGTGGGTGGTGTGGCCGTTCCCGCGCCCGGCGCCGACATCCGCAACCCCACGCCGCCCTGA
- a CDS encoding peptidoglycan-binding protein — protein MTAPFDSPTLPQLPTPSAPGREEVRDVPGLEGHRGPGPALILRWNTLNVTDRVDVVLHFHGFSGRGAAMDLVRDKEPASGLDWGDPRGLDPTPGRTRPTLGILPRGHFYGGRTGTGYDFPALVRPGAARELIRWSLDRFAARVGVPALTPGRLILTAHSGGGAALWRVLADLDPHEVHAFDALYQSPDPLLRWAGRRIERDAAAPADGLDAYMREQGGALRVLYTAGGGTAGNSLEARRGLDRLLAGHPQLRRWYAAELTAVSHGEVPRRFGWRLLADAGAALPGLSSPGTPSTPSGPGGRPTLRVGSRGEAVREAQRRLNAVHAREVAAGRPGLPGAPLAEDGSFGRATQAAVTAFQRLAFPGESGRHDGVIGPATWARLEAGGSGQTAPGEDFPDAETFEFPDEEEAEGAPPPLPVRAAPRAVPPDDPVPFAPPPSPGAFWPLRTDDPRGRLVSYVTADGRTVGGAGRVFMAQRQGTRDGQTRPRWHVGLDLFARSGDTVVACEGGRIVEFAFFYRARSGQRTYRLLVAHPGVVVNYGEVTADSLTRHGLSVGDAVRAGQPIGVVSDTNMLHFETYTPGTARSFQWWPDLPRPANILNPTRYLLFLQEHGLGSATPASPAPGESPGGQAPGEPTPSPGGPAPLTGPRVPPGFRAVARRGQVRGLARYGGGRVDEVLRGLAAAGRLSLREEDIDTFQRVANVETGGLIQGLNSWDSAVVSIGFMQWTLQHGKVQEWIRRAEAAFARHGIELDPGRTYTWTREGRVVSEQGAIRGAATRDELRWDGWAARFFAAGLDEEAIVAEAALAAEHLRRHLTGLRAHLRDPALYGVFTGHYRASPHVRGMFQAAYNNLPAAAKRGTASALQAAGDAQTSRFEELLAEALQNAYRERGDNGSRIVSETRTGARGP, from the coding sequence ATGACCGCGCCCTTCGACTCCCCCACCCTTCCCCAGCTCCCCACCCCCTCCGCCCCGGGCCGCGAGGAGGTGCGGGACGTGCCGGGGCTGGAGGGCCACCGGGGGCCGGGACCGGCGCTGATCCTGCGCTGGAACACCCTGAATGTCACCGACCGGGTGGACGTGGTGCTGCACTTCCACGGCTTCTCGGGGCGCGGCGCGGCGATGGATCTGGTGCGCGACAAGGAGCCCGCGAGCGGCCTGGACTGGGGCGACCCGCGCGGCCTGGACCCGACTCCCGGACGCACCCGGCCCACGCTGGGCATCCTCCCGCGCGGCCACTTCTACGGCGGGCGGACGGGCACCGGGTACGACTTCCCCGCCCTGGTGCGGCCCGGCGCGGCGCGCGAATTGATCCGCTGGAGCCTGGACCGCTTCGCAGCGCGGGTGGGCGTTCCGGCCCTGACCCCCGGGCGGCTGATCCTCACGGCGCACTCGGGGGGTGGGGCGGCGCTGTGGCGGGTGCTGGCCGACCTCGACCCGCACGAGGTCCACGCCTTCGACGCGCTCTACCAGAGCCCCGACCCCCTGCTCCGCTGGGCGGGGCGGCGCATCGAGCGGGACGCGGCGGCACCGGCGGATGGTCTCGACGCCTATATGCGGGAACAGGGCGGGGCGCTGCGGGTACTCTACACCGCGGGCGGCGGGACCGCCGGGAACAGCCTGGAGGCCCGCCGGGGACTCGACCGGCTGCTGGCCGGGCATCCCCAGCTTCGCCGCTGGTACGCCGCCGAACTCACCGCCGTCTCCCACGGCGAGGTGCCGCGCCGCTTCGGCTGGCGGCTGCTCGCGGACGCGGGGGCGGCGCTGCCCGGCCTGTCCTCGCCCGGCACGCCGTCCACCCCTTCAGGCCCGGGCGGGCGGCCCACCCTGCGCGTCGGCTCCCGGGGCGAGGCGGTGCGCGAGGCCCAGCGCAGGCTCAACGCCGTCCATGCCCGCGAGGTGGCTGCCGGACGACCGGGTTTGCCCGGAGCCCCCCTGGCCGAGGACGGGTCCTTCGGGCGGGCGACCCAGGCCGCCGTGACCGCCTTCCAGCGCCTCGCCTTTCCGGGTGAATCCGGGCGGCACGACGGGGTGATCGGCCCCGCGACCTGGGCGCGGCTGGAGGCGGGGGGAAGCGGCCAGACCGCCCCCGGGGAGGACTTCCCCGACGCCGAGACTTTCGAGTTCCCCGACGAGGAGGAGGCGGAAGGCGCCCCCCCTCCCCTGCCGGTGCGCGCCGCGCCGCGCGCCGTGCCGCCGGACGACCCGGTGCCGTTCGCGCCGCCGCCCTCCCCCGGCGCCTTCTGGCCGCTGCGGACCGATGACCCGCGGGGACGGCTCGTGTCCTACGTCACGGCGGACGGCCGGACGGTGGGCGGGGCCGGGCGGGTCTTCATGGCCCAGCGCCAGGGGACCCGCGACGGCCAGACGCGGCCCCGCTGGCACGTGGGGCTGGACCTCTTCGCGCGGTCGGGTGACACGGTGGTCGCCTGCGAGGGGGGGCGGATCGTGGAGTTCGCCTTTTTCTACCGGGCGCGCTCCGGGCAGCGCACCTATCGCCTGCTGGTGGCGCACCCCGGGGTGGTCGTCAACTACGGCGAGGTGACCGCCGACTCGCTGACCCGGCACGGCCTGTCGGTGGGCGACGCGGTGCGGGCCGGGCAGCCCATCGGCGTGGTGAGCGACACGAACATGCTGCACTTCGAGACCTACACGCCGGGCACGGCGCGCAGCTTCCAGTGGTGGCCGGACCTGCCGCGCCCCGCGAACATCCTTAACCCGACCCGCTACCTGCTGTTCCTGCAAGAACATGGGCTGGGGAGTGCCACGCCGGCCAGCCCAGCGCCGGGCGAATCCCCGGGAGGCCAGGCCCCGGGGGAACCCACCCCCTCCCCGGGCGGCCCCGCCCCCCTGACCGGGCCGCGCGTTCCCCCGGGCTTCCGGGCGGTGGCGCGGCGGGGCCAGGTGCGGGGGCTGGCCCGCTACGGCGGCGGGCGGGTGGACGAGGTGCTGCGCGGGCTGGCCGCGGCGGGCCGTCTCTCCCTGCGCGAGGAGGACATCGACACCTTCCAGCGCGTCGCCAACGTCGAGACCGGGGGGCTGATCCAGGGCCTGAACTCCTGGGACAGCGCCGTGGTCAGCATCGGCTTCATGCAGTGGACCCTTCAGCACGGCAAGGTGCAGGAGTGGATTCGCCGGGCGGAGGCGGCCTTTGCCCGCCACGGCATCGAGCTGGACCCGGGCCGCACCTACACCTGGACCCGGGAGGGCCGGGTCGTCTCCGAGCAGGGCGCCATCCGGGGCGCCGCGACCCGCGACGAGCTGCGCTGGGACGGCTGGGCGGCGCGCTTCTTCGCGGCGGGCCTGGACGAGGAGGCCATCGTGGCGGAGGCGGCCCTGGCGGCCGAGCACCTGCGGCGGCACCTCACGGGGCTGCGGGCGCACCTGCGGGACCCGGCGCTCTACGGCGTGTTCACCGGCCACTACCGGGCCTCGCCGCATGTGCGGGGCATGTTCCAGGCGGCCTACAACAACCTCCCGGCAGCGGCCAAACGGGGGACAGCGTCGGCCCTCCAGGCGGCGGGTGACGCGCAGACCAGCCGCTTCGAGGAGTTGCTGGCCGAGGCATTACAGAACGCCTACCGCGAGCGCGGGGACAACGGCTCCCGGATCGTGTCGGAGACGCGGACAGGGGCGCGCGGACCGTAA
- a CDS encoding ATP-binding protein, which translates to MSEQPFVGRERELARLEGFLERAVAGQGQVCFVTGETGGGKTALVQAFTRRAQDADEHLAVAFGNCNAQSGAGDPYLPFRELLAVLIGVTGRAAAEEPPAGSRLRHWLVRSTQVLIEVGPDLVGTIIPGGVLVAKAGKALAQKAGWLDELEKLAGRKPGAQAAVQPEHLLEQYANVLRALASERPLVVVVDDLHWADAASVNLLFHLSRRLEGSAALLVGTYRRGELAPRGTERHPLERVLADIKRYAGDVWVDLRADEAGGRDFVNRLLDTEPNRLGADFREALFRHTEGHPLFTVELLRSLQERGDLIRDAGGCWVVGPRLEFGALPPRVEGVIEQRLGNLGAAQQELLRVASVEGEAFTAEVVAQVQGQAPRQVLRDLSQNLEGRHALVQEGGELRAGRRRLSGYRFAHALFQHYLYGDLGSGERRMLHGEVGRVLEELYAEAPDPVRLAWHYDRAGEDDRAAEAYRQAGEQAIRQGAPQEAERLLTRALELTPESDPARRFEVYLTREKALNLQGRREAQLRDVEALERLAEALDAGRRGQAALRRAGYAEVVNDFPTAIAAAQQAVAHAEAAGREELRAEGYLAWSMALRGCGRLEEAETCLQRALEVAGPGLEWVQAAVLHNLGAIAAYHDFRQAQAVLQQALTLYRQLGDLRSENLVVQSLGIVALNLEEYDRATTLLEQSVAGAKRLGNRRNEVLASLALGIVANKQRRFPEARARLTSALEGAREIGVRSHEAGALLYLAPTSLAEGEYLQARQYAQAALDIYRSIGTLMAIDAQLHLWGIEAFLGNFPEASALFGAALEASRPNAGQAGAKALNSVDGALQGLAELELCQGHADKALELARQIGTAPTLEEARALLALDRLEEAEAAFQAYQRKYAHEPGPWLQGQTGQTGLIQVESARNHPERALRLVEALLPRLEQPHLLNDWSEPCLACYEVLHACGDARAGEVLEQGWRRLERQASGLEGPDRERFVNNIPSRRRLAAAWGEAGARDRVKEGRHDGGA; encoded by the coding sequence ATGAGCGAACAGCCGTTTGTGGGGCGGGAGCGGGAGCTGGCGCGGCTGGAGGGGTTTCTGGAGCGCGCCGTGGCGGGGCAGGGTCAGGTGTGTTTCGTCACGGGCGAGACGGGGGGCGGCAAGACCGCGCTCGTGCAGGCGTTCACCCGCCGGGCGCAGGACGCTGACGAGCATCTGGCGGTGGCCTTCGGCAACTGCAACGCCCAGAGCGGGGCAGGGGACCCCTACCTGCCCTTCCGCGAACTCCTGGCCGTGCTCATCGGGGTGACCGGGCGGGCGGCGGCCGAGGAGCCCCCGGCCGGGAGCCGCCTGCGGCACTGGCTGGTCCGCTCCACCCAGGTGCTCATCGAGGTCGGCCCCGACCTGGTGGGCACCATCATCCCGGGCGGGGTGCTGGTCGCCAAGGCGGGCAAGGCGCTGGCGCAGAAGGCGGGGTGGCTGGACGAGCTGGAAAAACTCGCGGGGCGCAAGCCCGGCGCCCAGGCCGCAGTCCAGCCCGAACACCTGCTGGAGCAGTACGCCAACGTCCTGCGGGCGCTCGCCTCGGAGCGTCCGCTCGTGGTGGTCGTGGACGACCTGCACTGGGCGGACGCGGCCTCCGTCAACCTGCTCTTCCACCTGTCGCGCCGTCTGGAGGGCAGCGCCGCGCTGCTGGTCGGCACGTACCGGCGGGGCGAACTGGCCCCGCGCGGAACGGAGCGTCACCCGTTAGAACGGGTGCTGGCCGACATCAAGCGGTACGCCGGGGACGTGTGGGTGGACCTGCGGGCGGACGAGGCGGGGGGGCGCGACTTCGTGAACCGCCTGCTGGACACCGAGCCCAACCGGCTGGGCGCGGACTTCCGCGAGGCCCTCTTTCGGCACACCGAGGGGCATCCCCTCTTCACGGTCGAGCTGCTGCGGAGCCTTCAGGAGCGGGGCGACCTGATCCGGGACGCTGGGGGCTGCTGGGTGGTCGGCCCCCGGCTGGAGTTCGGCGCCCTGCCCCCCCGGGTCGAGGGCGTGATCGAGCAGCGCCTGGGGAACCTGGGGGCGGCCCAGCAGGAGTTGCTGCGGGTGGCGAGCGTGGAGGGTGAGGCCTTTACCGCCGAGGTCGTGGCCCAGGTGCAGGGGCAGGCACCCCGGCAGGTGCTCCGTGACCTCTCGCAGAATCTGGAGGGTCGCCACGCGCTCGTGCAGGAGGGGGGCGAACTCCGGGCCGGACGGCGGCGCCTGTCGGGCTACCGCTTCGCCCACGCCCTGTTCCAGCACTACCTGTACGGCGACCTGGGAAGTGGCGAGCGGCGGATGCTCCACGGCGAGGTGGGCCGGGTCCTGGAGGAGCTGTACGCCGAGGCGCCCGACCCGGTGCGGCTGGCCTGGCACTACGACCGGGCGGGGGAGGACGACCGGGCCGCCGAGGCCTACCGCCAGGCCGGGGAGCAGGCGATTCGCCAGGGAGCCCCCCAGGAGGCCGAGCGGCTGCTGACCCGGGCGCTGGAGTTGACCCCCGAATCCGACCCGGCGCGGCGGTTCGAGGTGTACCTGACCCGGGAAAAAGCCCTCAACCTCCAGGGCAGGCGTGAAGCGCAGCTCCGGGACGTGGAGGCGCTGGAGCGGCTGGCCGAGGCGCTGGATGCCGGGAGGCGGGGCCAGGCGGCGCTGCGGCGGGCGGGATACGCCGAGGTGGTCAACGACTTTCCCACGGCCATCGCGGCGGCGCAGCAGGCGGTGGCCCACGCCGAGGCGGCGGGCCGTGAGGAGTTGCGGGCGGAGGGGTACCTGGCCTGGAGCATGGCCCTGCGCGGCTGCGGCCGTCTGGAGGAGGCCGAAACCTGTCTGCAACGGGCCCTCGAAGTGGCCGGGCCGGGGCTGGAGTGGGTTCAGGCCGCCGTGCTCCATAACCTCGGGGCGATTGCCGCCTACCACGATTTCCGGCAGGCCCAGGCGGTTCTTCAGCAAGCCCTGACGCTGTACCGCCAGCTTGGCGATTTGCGGAGCGAGAACCTGGTGGTCCAGAGTCTGGGCATCGTCGCCCTGAACCTTGAGGAGTATGACCGGGCGACCACACTGCTGGAGCAGAGCGTGGCCGGGGCCAAGCGGCTGGGAAACCGCCGCAACGAGGTACTCGCCAGCCTGGCCCTGGGCATCGTCGCCAACAAGCAGCGCCGCTTCCCGGAGGCCCGGGCGCGGCTCACCTCCGCGCTGGAGGGCGCCCGGGAGATCGGGGTGCGCTCGCATGAGGCCGGGGCCCTGCTGTATCTGGCCCCGACCAGCCTCGCGGAGGGCGAGTACCTCCAGGCCCGCCAGTACGCCCAGGCGGCGCTGGATATCTACCGCAGCATCGGCACCCTGATGGCCATTGACGCCCAACTGCATCTGTGGGGGATCGAGGCCTTCCTCGGCAACTTTCCCGAGGCCTCCGCGCTGTTCGGGGCCGCACTCGAGGCCTCCAGACCGAACGCGGGTCAGGCCGGGGCCAAGGCCCTGAACTCCGTGGACGGCGCCCTGCAAGGCCTGGCCGAACTGGAGCTGTGTCAGGGCCACGCGGACAAGGCCCTGGAGCTGGCCCGGCAGATCGGGACGGCCCCCACGCTGGAGGAAGCCCGGGCGCTGCTCGCCCTCGACCGGCTGGAGGAAGCCGAGGCGGCGTTCCAGGCGTACCAGCGGAAGTATGCCCACGAGCCGGGCCCGTGGCTGCAGGGGCAGACGGGGCAGACGGGGCTGATCCAGGTGGAGTCCGCCCGGAATCACCCCGAGCGGGCGCTGAGGCTGGTGGAGGCCCTTCTCCCCCGGCTGGAGCAGCCTCATCTCCTCAACGACTGGTCGGAACCCTGCCTGGCCTGCTATGAGGTCTTGCACGCCTGCGGCGACGCGCGGGCCGGGGAGGTGCTCGAACAGGGCTGGCGGCGGCTCGAACGCCAGGCCAGCGGGCTGGAGGGGCCAGACCGCGAGCGGTTCGTGAACAACATTCCCAGCCGCCGCCGCCTCGCCGCAGCGTGGGGGGAGGCCGGGGCGCGGGACAGGGTGAAGGAGGGGCGCCATGACGGCGGAGCGTGA
- a CDS encoding SIR2 family protein — MTTPAVEGLEFRQVAPLLAALYRDGLLTPFVGSGMSLGAPGQPACTSWRTFLVRLAQGAGLRELPAAFQDPGRSPTPEQCYRLADKVTMLLRSRPRQARDEVFRQALKEAPEFIPPTPQLRALTRLYWPLVLTTNYDDLYWAARQATLREEGHPPEPLAVLGRSLSDCHRVLRSLSEPSRPVLWALQGYLGGQCAPPEASVPSDARRRTLALEVVAGHQQYQRAIHAAPHFRRAFGEVFRRRSLLFLGSGLLENYLVDLFSEILYHQGPGQMPHFALLRRDGAPDLYDPAFLQTRLGVVPVFYDRHDEVPGFLEELARDVHWPRDQPPPPADFAQVEEIVYTLQPPPAPHPVRLVLRRGRVAAPQVAWAAGDALVLNAGRREGRPVLGRQALALGALAPCPGVSLPLEPRRWVASETGHQAFQYGGAPLFAVVARTSDEGRNDRDLGVIAPAVCTALAAVEQTGRHGRVHVLPVASGRSAHWNPIHPFAQMLRGVRLFVTGMPARTLREIVLYIDHPGVWHPLMAGKLPVTALLSSDIQQYTVDMRDAAGESEVLSVTSPDATSTVARLLAICGLTNPGEWEVQLDPPLAPTLPVTADTVVVPTMNLRLRPQPAGGEREKGRGPVDTTRPLPDNTR; from the coding sequence ATGACCACCCCGGCGGTCGAGGGCCTGGAATTCCGGCAGGTCGCCCCCCTGCTGGCGGCGCTGTACCGCGACGGCCTGCTCACCCCGTTCGTGGGGTCGGGTATGAGCCTGGGGGCGCCGGGGCAGCCCGCCTGCACGAGCTGGCGGACCTTTCTCGTCCGGCTGGCCCAGGGGGCGGGCCTGCGGGAGTTGCCCGCCGCCTTTCAGGACCCCGGCCGCTCCCCCACCCCCGAGCAGTGCTACCGGCTGGCCGACAAGGTGACGATGCTGCTGCGCTCCCGCCCGCGCCAGGCCCGCGACGAGGTGTTCCGGCAGGCCTTGAAGGAGGCGCCGGAGTTCATCCCGCCGACGCCTCAACTCCGGGCCTTGACGCGGCTGTACTGGCCGCTCGTGCTCACCACCAACTACGACGACCTGTACTGGGCGGCCCGCCAGGCCACCCTGCGCGAGGAGGGCCACCCCCCCGAGCCCCTGGCCGTGCTGGGCCGCTCGCTGTCCGACTGCCACCGGGTGCTGCGCTCGCTGTCCGAGCCCAGCCGCCCGGTGCTGTGGGCGCTGCAAGGGTACCTGGGCGGCCAGTGCGCCCCGCCGGAAGCGTCCGTGCCCTCCGACGCGCGGCGCCGGACCCTGGCGCTGGAGGTGGTGGCCGGGCACCAGCAGTACCAGCGGGCCATCCACGCGGCGCCGCACTTCCGCCGCGCCTTCGGGGAGGTATTCCGCCGCCGCTCGCTGCTGTTCTTGGGGTCGGGGCTGCTGGAGAACTACCTCGTGGACCTGTTCAGCGAGATCCTGTACCACCAGGGCCCCGGCCAGATGCCGCACTTCGCCCTGCTGCGGCGGGACGGCGCCCCGGACCTGTACGACCCGGCGTTCCTGCAAACCCGCCTGGGCGTCGTCCCCGTCTTCTACGACCGCCACGACGAGGTCCCGGGCTTTCTGGAGGAGCTCGCGCGGGACGTGCACTGGCCGCGCGATCAGCCGCCGCCCCCCGCGGACTTCGCGCAGGTTGAGGAGATCGTCTACACCCTTCAGCCGCCCCCGGCGCCCCACCCGGTTCGCCTGGTGCTGCGGCGGGGCCGGGTCGCCGCGCCGCAGGTAGCCTGGGCCGCCGGGGACGCCCTGGTGCTCAACGCGGGTCGCCGGGAGGGGCGCCCGGTCCTGGGGCGTCAGGCGCTGGCCCTGGGGGCGCTCGCCCCGTGTCCGGGCGTGAGCCTGCCCCTGGAACCCCGGCGCTGGGTGGCCTCCGAAACCGGGCACCAGGCCTTTCAGTACGGCGGCGCGCCCCTGTTCGCCGTGGTGGCCCGGACCTCGGACGAGGGGCGCAACGACCGCGACCTGGGCGTGATCGCGCCCGCCGTCTGCACCGCCCTCGCCGCCGTGGAGCAGACCGGGCGCCACGGGCGCGTGCATGTCCTGCCGGTCGCGTCGGGGCGCAGCGCCCACTGGAACCCCATCCACCCCTTCGCCCAGATGCTGCGGGGGGTGCGGCTGTTCGTCACCGGGATGCCCGCCCGGACACTGCGGGAGATCGTCCTGTACATCGACCACCCCGGGGTGTGGCACCCGCTGATGGCGGGCAAGCTCCCGGTGACCGCGCTGCTGTCCTCGGACATCCAGCAGTACACCGTGGACATGCGCGACGCCGCCGGGGAGTCGGAGGTGCTGAGCGTCACCTCGCCGGACGCCACCTCCACCGTGGCGAGACTCCTGGCGATCTGCGGGCTCACCAACCCCGGGGAGTGGGAGGTCCAGCTCGACCCCCCGCTGGCGCCGACCCTGCCGGTCACGGCGGACACGGTGGTCGTGCCGACCATGAACCTGCGGCTGCGCCCCCAGCCAGCGGGAGGAGAGCGTGAAAAGGGCCGGGGGCCGGTGGATACCACGCGTCCCCTTCCCGACAACACCCGCTGA